A region from the Mesorhizobium sp. J8 genome encodes:
- a CDS encoding DUF1127 domain-containing protein has translation MNDILVPFAPLAARPAEMKGRRRHGLSALRSLIAERRKQAYFRFALKRMATDNPHLIDDIGLTREEVEAEIAKLPFWQR, from the coding sequence ATGAACGATATCCTTGTGCCTTTCGCACCTTTGGCGGCGCGTCCGGCCGAGATGAAGGGCCGCCGGCGCCACGGCCTCTCAGCCTTGCGCAGCCTCATCGCCGAACGCCGCAAGCAGGCCTATTTCCGCTTTGCGCTCAAGCGCATGGCGACGGACAACCCGCATCTGATCGACGATATCGGACTGACGAGAGAAGAGGTCGAGGCGGAGATCGCCAAATTGCCCTTCTGGCAGCGGTGA
- a CDS encoding winged helix-turn-helix domain-containing tetratricopeptide repeat protein → MQGSRFAFGPFVFDPGAGTLLRGDVPVAAGHRGLKLLEALVARPGEILAKGELMDAAWPGTAVEEGNLTVQIAQLRKLLGPAIGGGEWIATVPRVGYRFTGAVEQSDATRKTLPLPDKPSIAVLPFVNLSNDPEQDSFADGLTEDLITDLSRIPGLFVIARNSVFAYKGKAMDVRAIAGELGVRYLLEGSARRAAGRVRINAQLIDALSGEHLWAERFDRGLEDIFAVQDEATAKIVEALLGRLRAPPERNRPKNLEAYDLVVRARKMFDESPQMAREAHLMLTRAISLDPDYAEAYRWLAMNHWMGWVHWGEPFEPARSISLELARKAVAIDPNDAGCRWVLANLLAYERDSEQSEAEFAKAIELDPNEADIWATLSDIDVLGGRIDEGLEHIRKAFRLNPFPPSWYYLTLGQAQYAARDYEAAVETLRRDETYRTSSRRFLAASLAQLGRLDEARTEVALFLVGNPHFSTQRWVATEPFRDDATLEHFVDGFRKAGLPA, encoded by the coding sequence ATGCAGGGATCGCGCTTTGCTTTCGGACCGTTCGTCTTTGATCCTGGCGCGGGAACGCTGCTCCGGGGCGATGTTCCCGTGGCCGCCGGCCATCGCGGGCTGAAGCTGCTCGAGGCGCTCGTCGCGCGTCCCGGCGAAATCCTGGCCAAGGGCGAACTGATGGACGCGGCGTGGCCGGGCACCGCCGTCGAGGAAGGCAATCTCACCGTCCAGATCGCGCAGCTCAGGAAGCTGCTGGGTCCGGCAATCGGCGGCGGCGAGTGGATCGCCACGGTGCCGCGCGTCGGCTATCGTTTTACCGGTGCCGTTGAACAGTCCGACGCCACGCGCAAAACCTTGCCGCTGCCCGACAAACCGTCGATCGCCGTCTTGCCCTTTGTCAATCTGAGCAATGATCCCGAGCAGGACTCTTTTGCCGACGGCTTGACCGAGGATTTGATCACCGATCTCTCGCGGATCCCGGGCCTCTTCGTCATCGCGCGCAATTCGGTCTTTGCCTATAAGGGCAAGGCGATGGACGTGCGCGCCATCGCCGGCGAACTTGGCGTGCGTTACCTGCTGGAGGGCAGCGCCAGGCGCGCCGCGGGGCGGGTGCGCATCAATGCGCAATTGATCGATGCGCTGAGCGGCGAGCATCTCTGGGCGGAGCGTTTCGATCGCGGCCTGGAAGACATCTTTGCCGTTCAGGACGAGGCGACCGCCAAGATCGTGGAGGCGCTGCTCGGGCGGCTGCGCGCGCCGCCAGAGCGCAATCGGCCGAAGAATCTCGAAGCTTATGATCTCGTCGTGCGGGCACGCAAAATGTTCGACGAATCGCCGCAGATGGCGCGCGAAGCGCATCTGATGCTGACACGCGCGATCTCGCTCGACCCGGACTATGCCGAGGCCTATCGCTGGCTTGCGATGAACCACTGGATGGGATGGGTGCATTGGGGCGAGCCGTTCGAGCCCGCCCGCAGCATCTCCCTGGAACTGGCGCGCAAGGCGGTGGCGATCGATCCCAACGATGCCGGCTGCCGCTGGGTTCTGGCGAATCTCCTTGCCTATGAACGCGATTCCGAGCAGTCCGAGGCGGAATTCGCCAAGGCGATCGAGCTCGACCCGAACGAGGCCGATATCTGGGCGACATTGTCCGATATCGACGTGCTGGGCGGGCGTATAGACGAGGGCCTGGAACACATCCGCAAGGCGTTCCGGCTGAACCCATTTCCGCCGAGCTGGTATTATCTGACGCTGGGCCAGGCGCAGTATGCGGCCCGCGACTATGAGGCCGCCGTCGAGACCCTGCGCCGCGACGAGACCTATCGCACCAGCTCGCGCCGCTTCCTCGCGGCAAGCCTGGCGCAGCTCGGTCGGCTCGATGAGGCGCGCACCGAGGTCGCGCTGTTCCTCGTCGGCAATCCGCATTTCTCCACGCAGCGCTGGGTCGCGACGGAGCCGTTCCGCGACGATGCGACGCTTGAGCATTTCGTCGACGGGTTCAGGAAGGCAGGTCTTCCGGCGTAA